In Microplitis demolitor isolate Queensland-Clemson2020A chromosome 9, iyMicDemo2.1a, whole genome shotgun sequence, one genomic interval encodes:
- the LOC103575604 gene encoding transmembrane protein 19, which yields MSRNDNKKSNVLLPVIVTAFAIPLSMLLWIINVMYSIISPAEHQTEDPAVISPWRWLSAIVIPILFSLWGLKRRSLDLSGAVLGLFVGFVLTITNYAHLADLMCFFVTSSLATKFRMDKKRKLEVDFKEGGQRNWIQVLCNGGMALQLALLYLLDVGCGERPIDFDKDYRSSWLSIGILGAFSCCNGDTWASEFGTAIGNSDPFLITTRKKVPRGTNGGVSLVGLLMSLLGGLLVGLFHYLAVLYTVDSAVLENSAPQWPIILIAGLGGLLGSIFDSILGATLQYSGVNESGKIVERPGKGVKHICGRQILDNHSVNLLSSIGIALTLPRIANFIWPFIH from the exons atgtcacgtaatgacaataaaaaatcaaatgtatTATTGCCGGTAATTGTTACTGCATTTGCGATACCTTTATCAATGTTATTATGGATAATAAACGTCAtgtattcaattatttcacCTGCTGAGCATCAGACtgaag ATCCCGCGGTGATTTCACCCTGGAGATGGTTATCAGCGATAGTAATTCCCATATTATTTTCCCTATGGGGTCTTAAGAGACGTAGTCTAGATCTAAGTGGAGCAGTACTGGGTCTGTTCGTTGGTTTTGTCCTGACGATAACGAACTACGCGCACTTGGCGGATCTCATGTGTTTTTTTGTCACCTCATCTCTGGCGACTAAGTTCCGTATGGATAAAAAACGAAAGCTGGAAGTTGATTTCAAAGAAGGAGGACAGAGGAACTGGATCCAGGTCCTGTGCAATGGTGGCATGGCACTGCAGCTCGCGTTGCTTTATCTGCTGGATGTCGGTTGCGGGGAGAGACCCATTGATTTTGATAAAGACTATCGTAGCTCCTGGTTATCCATTGGTATTCTAG gagCGTTTTCTTGTTGTAATGGCGATACTTGGGCGTCGGAATTTGGGACAGCGATTGGTAATTCAGATCCATTTTTAATAACGACCAGGAAAAAAGTTCCACgtg gaaCTAACGGAGGAGTATCATTGGTTGGTTTATTAATGTCATTACTTGGAGGATTATTAGTCGGTTTGTTTCATTATTTAGCTGTACTGTATACAGTTGATTCAGCAGTGCTAGAAAATTCAGCGCCGCAATGGCCGATTATTTTGATCGCCGGTCTTGGAGGTTTACTTGGCAGCATTTTTGATTCTATTTTGGGTGCGACGTTACAATACTCTG gGGTAAATGAGTCGGGTAAAATTGTGGAGCGACCTGGTAAAGGAGTAAAACACATTTGCGGTCGACAAATACTTGATAATCACAGCGTCAATCTTTTGTCTAGTATTGGAATCGCACTTACGCTTCCGAGGATCGCTAATTTTATTTGGCCGTTTATTCATTAG